The region GGTGAGCCAGTTTGTGGAGATTCCGGAGGACATGGTATTTACCGAGGAATATTCCGTGCGGGCCGCGCGCATTGCGGTTTATGGCCTTTTGGATGTAAAGAAAAAGATTTGCCCGGTGACACCTTACAACAGGCAGCCTAAGATTCTTTTGAAGGCGCTTAAGAAATCATATCTGTAGTGGGCATAACCATCATATGATTAAATATTGGGCCGGCTTTTGCCGGCCCGCACTTTTGGAATACATGCAGGATAGGAGATAACACCAATGATATTTATAGGAGGAATCAGCCAGGGACAGAAAATACTGGATTATGTGAAAACTGTCATATGTGACCGGTGCGGCGGATACGGACGCTGCCAGGTATACATGACCTATATGTATTTCAGCTTTTTCTTCATCCCCCTGTTTAAGTGGAACAAGAGGTTCTATGTAAAGATGTCCTGCTGTGAGGCTGTCTATGAGCTGGACCCGGAGGTGGGAAAGGCGCTGCTTCACGGCCAGCAGGTGGATATAAAAAGTTCCGACCTGACGCTGGTTCAGGAGGGGCACCGCAGGGGATATTATGACAGCGGGGCCTATAAGACCTGGAAAAAATGCGGCAATTGCGGATATGAAACAGAAGAAGATTTTGAGTACTGTCCTAAATGCGGCAGGAGACTGTGACGGACGGCTGTGTGCAGACGGCAGGAGGAGAGAAA is a window of Enterocloster clostridioformis DNA encoding:
- a CDS encoding zinc-ribbon domain-containing protein — encoded protein: MIFIGGISQGQKILDYVKTVICDRCGGYGRCQVYMTYMYFSFFFIPLFKWNKRFYVKMSCCEAVYELDPEVGKALLHGQQVDIKSSDLTLVQEGHRRGYYDSGAYKTWKKCGNCGYETEEDFEYCPKCGRRL